The Cellulomonas wangleii genome includes a region encoding these proteins:
- a CDS encoding SulP family inorganic anion transporter, with the protein MSLETFLPTARRRLLALAPHRSDYADLPRSWRHDLIAGLTVAIVALPLALGFGVSSGLGAAAGLITAVVAGAVAAVFGGSHLQVSGPTGAMAVVLLPVVARHGAEAVPVVAIMAGGLVLLAGVLGIGRLVAYIPWPVVEGFTCGIGVVIALQQVPLALDTPRAEGENAGLVALRTLGATDWAQAVAPLALVALVVAVMIVLPRLHKGLPASLVAVVLATLVAEVARLDVDRIGVLPDSLPGPHLPVVDLATTSALFSAALAVAALAALESLLSARVADGMADDIERTRPNRELFGQGLANIASGLFGGLPATGAIARTAVNVRAGGRTRVAALMHALVLAAIIYLAGPLVGRIPLSVLAGVLLVTAARMVDLRTARAICRSGRSGALVFCVTLAVTVVFDLVMAVEVGVAVAAVVALRAMARSSGLHREPMPHEAEESHEQLTADTGRTLLHEHIAVYRIDGALFFADVRRFLDELALVSDVRVVVLRLGNVRMLDASGANALVEIIDDLRRRGIVVLLKGLRPEHQRLADSLGVIAALADERHLFDDLDDALAHARAHVRRSLDTATMG; encoded by the coding sequence ATGAGCCTCGAGACCTTCCTGCCGACCGCCCGGCGACGCCTGCTCGCACTCGCCCCCCACCGCTCCGACTACGCCGACCTGCCGCGCTCGTGGCGGCACGACCTGATCGCCGGGCTCACCGTCGCCATCGTCGCGCTGCCGCTCGCCCTCGGGTTCGGTGTCTCCTCCGGCCTCGGCGCCGCCGCCGGCCTCATCACCGCGGTGGTCGCCGGTGCCGTGGCCGCCGTGTTCGGCGGGTCGCACCTGCAGGTCAGCGGACCCACCGGCGCCATGGCGGTCGTCCTGCTGCCCGTGGTCGCCCGCCACGGGGCCGAGGCCGTGCCCGTCGTCGCGATCATGGCCGGCGGCCTCGTGCTGCTGGCCGGGGTCCTGGGCATCGGCCGCCTCGTCGCGTACATCCCGTGGCCGGTCGTCGAGGGGTTCACGTGCGGCATCGGCGTCGTCATCGCGCTGCAGCAGGTGCCGCTCGCGCTGGACACCCCCCGCGCGGAGGGCGAGAACGCCGGCCTCGTCGCGCTGCGCACCCTGGGCGCCACCGACTGGGCGCAGGCCGTCGCGCCGCTCGCCCTCGTCGCCCTCGTGGTGGCCGTCATGATCGTGCTGCCCCGGCTGCACAAGGGTCTGCCCGCCTCCCTGGTGGCCGTCGTGCTCGCCACTCTCGTCGCCGAGGTCGCGCGGCTCGACGTCGACCGCATCGGCGTCCTGCCCGACTCCCTGCCCGGTCCGCACCTGCCGGTCGTCGACCTGGCCACCACCAGCGCGCTGTTCTCCGCGGCCCTCGCGGTGGCGGCGCTCGCTGCCCTGGAGTCGCTGCTGTCCGCGCGCGTCGCCGACGGCATGGCCGACGACATCGAGCGCACCCGGCCCAACCGCGAGCTGTTCGGCCAGGGCCTGGCCAACATCGCGTCGGGCCTGTTCGGCGGCCTGCCGGCGACCGGGGCGATCGCCCGCACCGCCGTCAACGTCCGCGCCGGCGGGCGCACCCGGGTCGCCGCCCTCATGCACGCCCTCGTGCTGGCCGCGATCATCTACCTCGCCGGGCCCCTGGTCGGGCGCATCCCGCTGTCCGTGCTGGCCGGCGTGCTGCTCGTCACCGCCGCCCGCATGGTCGACCTGCGGACCGCGCGCGCCATCTGCCGGTCCGGGCGCTCCGGTGCGCTCGTGTTCTGCGTGACGCTCGCGGTGACCGTCGTCTTCGACCTCGTCATGGCCGTCGAGGTGGGGGTCGCCGTCGCCGCTGTGGTGGCGCTGCGCGCGATGGCCCGCAGCAGCGGTCTGCACCGCGAGCCGATGCCGCACGAGGCGGAGGAGTCCCACGAGCAGCTCACCGCGGACACGGGACGCACCCTGCTGCACGAGCACATCGCGGTCTACCGCATCGACGGTGCGCTGTTCTTCGCCGACGTGCGCCGGTTCCTCGACGAGCTCGCCCTGGTCAGCGACGTGCGCGTCGTCGTGCTGCGGCTGGGCAACGTGCGCATGCTCGACGCGAGCGGCGCCAACGCGCTCGTCGAGATCATCGACGACCTGCGCCGGCGCGGCATCGTCGTCCTGCTCAAGGGGCTGCGACCCGAGCACCAGCGGCTCGCGGACAGCCTCGGAGTCATCGCCGCGCTCGCCGACGAGCGACACCTGTTCGACGACCTGGACGACGCGCTCGCGCACGCCCGCGCGCACGTGCGCCGCTCCCTGGACACCGCCACGATGGGCTGA
- a CDS encoding mycothiol transferase produces MSRWSTGSPSADAAARTDAVHPPHRQRARRVDPRGVAHDRSAAREVLVHLVEEYARHLGHADLLRERIDGRIGQ; encoded by the coding sequence GTGTCGAGGTGGTCGACGGGCTCGCCATCGGCTGACGCCGCCGCCCGCACGGATGCCGTGCACCCGCCGCACCGTCAGCGTGCAAGGAGGGTCGATCCACGCGGGGTTGCACATGACCGGTCAGCAGCCCGTGAGGTCCTCGTCCACCTGGTCGAGGAGTACGCGCGCCACCTGGGGCACGCGGACCTGCTGCGTGAGCGCATCGACGGCCGCATCGGTCAGTGA
- a CDS encoding TrmH family RNA methyltransferase, with protein sequence MSHPDVQPVTDRDDPRLTDYVGLTDVALRTRVEAANGLYIAESSTVLARALRAGHRPRSVLLAPRWLPDLEAMLADVPGEDPVPVYVADDPVLEGITGFHVHRGALAAMHRPVLPSVTDVLASARGGAGARRVAVLEDLVDHTNVGAAFRSAAALGVDAVLVTPRCADPLYRRSVRVSMGTVFQVPWTRIDPWPEGVATLRAAGFVTASLALSDDSVPLDDLAADPPDRLALVLGTEGDGLKPATIAAGDLTVRIPMAGGVDSLNVAAAAAVAFWAVRV encoded by the coding sequence GTGTCCCACCCCGACGTGCAGCCCGTCACCGACCGCGACGACCCCCGGCTGACCGACTACGTCGGCCTCACCGACGTCGCCCTGCGCACCCGGGTCGAGGCAGCGAACGGCCTGTACATCGCCGAGAGCTCGACGGTGCTGGCGCGGGCGCTGCGGGCGGGCCACCGACCGCGCTCCGTGCTGCTCGCGCCGCGCTGGCTGCCGGACCTCGAGGCGATGCTCGCGGACGTGCCGGGCGAGGACCCCGTGCCCGTCTACGTGGCGGACGACCCTGTGCTCGAGGGGATCACCGGCTTCCACGTGCACCGCGGCGCCCTCGCGGCGATGCACCGGCCGGTGCTGCCGTCGGTCACGGACGTGCTGGCCTCCGCCCGCGGGGGTGCCGGGGCGCGGCGCGTCGCGGTGCTCGAGGACCTCGTCGACCACACCAACGTCGGCGCGGCGTTCCGGTCGGCGGCCGCGCTCGGCGTCGACGCCGTGCTCGTCACCCCGCGCTGCGCGGACCCGCTGTACCGGCGGTCGGTGCGCGTGTCGATGGGCACGGTGTTCCAGGTGCCGTGGACCCGCATCGACCCGTGGCCCGAGGGCGTCGCGACGCTGCGGGCGGCGGGGTTCGTCACGGCGTCCCTCGCGCTGTCCGACGACTCCGTGCCGCTCGACGACCTGGCCGCGGACCCGCCGGACCGGCTCGCGCTCGTGCTCGGCACCGAGGGCGACGGCCTCAAGCCGGCCACGATCGCGGCGGGGGACCTGACCGTGCGGATCCCGATGGCCGGGGGCGTCGACTCGCTCAACGTCGCGGCCGCCGCCGCGGTGGCGTTCTGGGCGGTCCGGGTCTGA
- a CDS encoding DNA polymerase Y family protein, giving the protein MSTRTTVVWVPDWPVVAAMTADEVPLDLPAAVHDGRRVTAVSALARADGVRRGMRRRQAQGVSPELVLLPADDARDVRLFEPVAAATETVVAGVEVARPGLLLLPAGGASRYHGSEEALAERIVDAVARATGHECGVGTADGLLAAVLAARTGAVVEPGVSAVFLAPHGVTELVHATTTPEQAAEVMRLVDLLHRLGLRTLGAFAALPAPDVHARFGRLGTWARTLARGLDERPPARRRPEADLEVSVDLDPPVDRVDTATFAGRRLAEELHADLVARSVTCGRLQVAARTDDGTELVRTWRTDLGGWGALAAARITDRIRWQLDGWLTASAVATARDRRREVWEQERGVGSGRRPVDVRAPGDEDDVAPVALVRLTLTALDVAPAGAEATQLWGGPSGGDLRAHRALERAQSIVGGQGVLTVTLQGGRDVRDQVHVRPWGEQSDPPRPLDRPWPGRLPDPAPATVLVDPVRVEVRDVDGAPVRIDRRGRLSGRPTTVRAVWSDVDGGDRARAVAGWAGPWLLSDRWWTHPGAAPQVRGHLQVAFDDGGAVLLTHTDGVWTCEADYD; this is encoded by the coding sequence ATGAGCACGCGGACGACGGTCGTGTGGGTGCCCGACTGGCCCGTGGTCGCGGCGATGACCGCCGACGAGGTTCCCCTCGACCTGCCTGCCGCCGTGCACGACGGGCGACGGGTCACCGCCGTGTCGGCGCTCGCCCGCGCCGACGGGGTGCGGCGGGGCATGCGACGACGCCAGGCGCAGGGGGTGAGCCCCGAGCTGGTGCTGCTGCCCGCGGACGACGCGCGCGACGTGCGGCTGTTCGAGCCGGTCGCCGCGGCGACCGAGACGGTCGTCGCCGGCGTCGAGGTCGCGCGTCCCGGCCTGCTCCTGCTGCCCGCCGGCGGTGCGTCGCGGTACCACGGGTCGGAGGAGGCGCTCGCGGAGCGGATCGTCGACGCGGTCGCCCGCGCCACGGGCCACGAGTGCGGCGTCGGGACGGCCGACGGGCTGCTCGCCGCCGTGCTGGCCGCGCGCACCGGGGCCGTCGTCGAGCCCGGGGTGTCGGCGGTGTTCCTCGCACCGCACGGCGTCACCGAGCTCGTGCACGCGACCACCACGCCCGAGCAGGCCGCCGAGGTGATGCGGCTGGTCGACCTGCTGCACCGCCTCGGCCTGCGCACGCTGGGCGCGTTCGCGGCGCTGCCGGCACCGGACGTGCACGCGCGGTTCGGGCGCCTCGGCACGTGGGCGCGCACGCTCGCCCGCGGCCTGGACGAGCGGCCGCCCGCGCGGCGTCGCCCCGAGGCGGACCTGGAGGTGAGCGTCGACCTCGACCCGCCGGTCGACCGCGTCGACACCGCGACGTTCGCCGGGCGGCGCCTGGCAGAGGAGCTGCACGCCGACCTCGTCGCGCGGTCCGTGACGTGCGGGCGGCTGCAGGTCGCGGCACGCACCGACGACGGCACCGAGCTGGTCCGCACGTGGCGCACCGACCTGGGCGGGTGGGGTGCGCTCGCCGCCGCCCGCATCACCGACCGGATCCGCTGGCAGCTCGACGGGTGGCTCACCGCGTCGGCGGTCGCCACGGCGCGGGACCGGCGGCGCGAGGTGTGGGAGCAGGAGCGGGGCGTCGGGTCCGGGCGCCGGCCGGTCGACGTGCGGGCGCCCGGCGACGAGGACGACGTCGCCCCCGTCGCGCTGGTCCGCCTCACGCTCACGGCGCTCGACGTCGCCCCCGCGGGTGCCGAGGCCACGCAGCTGTGGGGCGGCCCGTCGGGCGGTGACCTGCGCGCGCACCGGGCGCTGGAGCGTGCGCAGAGCATCGTCGGCGGGCAGGGGGTCCTCACCGTGACCCTGCAGGGCGGGCGTGACGTGCGCGACCAGGTGCACGTGCGGCCCTGGGGCGAGCAGAGCGACCCACCGCGGCCGCTCGACCGTCCCTGGCCGGGCAGGCTGCCGGACCCGGCGCCGGCGACCGTGCTGGTCGACCCCGTGCGCGTCGAGGTGCGGGACGTCGACGGCGCACCCGTGCGGATCGACCGACGCGGCCGGTTGAGCGGGCGGCCCACCACCGTGCGCGCGGTGTGGTCCGACGTCGACGGCGGCGACCGGGCGCGGGCCGTCGCCGGGTGGGCCGGGCCGTGGCTGCTGTCCGACCGCTGGTGGACGCACCCCGGCGCCGCACCGCAGGTCCGCGGCCACCTGCAGGTCGCGTTCGACGACGGGGGAGCCGTGCTGCTCACGCACACCGACGGGGTCTGGACCTGCGAGGCCGACTATGACTGA
- a CDS encoding DUF1349 domain-containing protein, which yields MTTPLHVPAVPFALVPSDGSAWVVDEATGALRITAPPRTDVFLDPSDGMSYDSAGVLNAPTLMGVPPVGDFQLVARVTVGFVSTFDAGVLLLRVDDRHWGKLCFEYSPDGVPLVVSVVTRGVSDDANGFAVDRDQVWLRVSRIGAAYAYHASLDGQRWELVRHFTLEDPAGTVTVGFEGQSPTGDGCAVTFDRIAFTPTRLGDLRDGS from the coding sequence ATGACCACCCCGCTGCACGTGCCCGCCGTCCCCTTCGCGCTGGTTCCCTCGGACGGGTCGGCGTGGGTCGTGGACGAGGCGACGGGCGCGCTCCGGATCACCGCCCCGCCGCGCACGGACGTCTTCCTCGACCCGAGCGACGGGATGTCGTACGACTCCGCGGGCGTGCTCAACGCCCCCACGCTGATGGGCGTCCCGCCGGTCGGCGACTTCCAGCTCGTCGCCCGCGTGACCGTCGGCTTCGTCTCGACGTTCGACGCCGGCGTCCTGCTGCTGCGGGTCGACGACCGGCACTGGGGCAAGCTGTGCTTCGAGTACTCGCCCGACGGCGTCCCGCTTGTCGTCTCCGTCGTCACCCGGGGCGTCTCCGACGACGCGAACGGGTTCGCGGTCGACCGCGACCAGGTGTGGCTGCGGGTGTCCCGTATCGGCGCGGCCTACGCGTACCACGCGTCCCTCGACGGGCAGCGGTGGGAGCTCGTCCGGCACTTCACGCTGGAGGACCCCGCGGGCACGGTGACCGTCGGGTTCGAGGGGCAGTCCCCCACCGGTGACGGCTGCGCGGTGACGTTCGACCGGATCGCCTTCACCCCCACCCGGCTGGGCGACCTGCGCGACGGGTCCTGA
- the arfB gene encoding alternative ribosome rescue aminoacyl-tRNA hydrolase ArfB, translating into MTDPPSAGLRVTPALVVPDAELQWRFSRSSGPGGQSVNTTDSRVELSWDVATSTVLTPDQRARALERLASRLVGGVLTVVASEHRSQLRNRDAARARLAALVADALAPPGPARRATRPTRGSQRRRLEAKQQRASVKRDRRRPGRGDVG; encoded by the coding sequence ATGACCGACCCGCCGTCCGCCGGGCTGCGGGTGACCCCCGCCCTCGTGGTACCCGACGCTGAGCTGCAGTGGCGGTTCTCACGCTCGTCGGGCCCCGGCGGCCAGAGCGTCAACACCACCGACTCGCGCGTCGAGCTGTCGTGGGACGTCGCGACCTCCACGGTGCTGACCCCGGACCAACGGGCGCGCGCGCTGGAGCGTCTCGCGTCGCGGCTCGTGGGCGGCGTGCTCACCGTCGTCGCCTCCGAGCACCGCTCCCAGCTGCGCAACCGCGACGCGGCCCGGGCACGCCTGGCCGCGCTCGTCGCCGACGCCCTCGCCCCGCCCGGGCCGGCGCGACGGGCGACGCGACCGACGCGCGGATCACAGCGGCGGCGCCTCGAGGCGAAGCAGCAGCGGGCGTCGGTCAAGCGCGACCGTCGCCGCCCCGGTCGCGGGGACGTGGGCTGA
- a CDS encoding YbhB/YbcL family Raf kinase inhibitor-like protein → MPTSLTRPVAPEPYALLPPVPAFTLTSTDWVHGARIPDVHTNTPSGSNASPQLAWSGFPEQTAAFAVNVFDPDAPGVAGWWHWTALGLGPDVTSLDTDAGRPDGSGLPSGAYHLRGDDGVAGYVGAAPPPGDQVHRYYAVVHALDTVDLGLTPDTPPGAASCALVFHTLARAVLMGTYQR, encoded by the coding sequence GTGCCCACGTCCCTGACGCGTCCTGTCGCCCCCGAACCGTACGCGCTCCTGCCCCCCGTCCCGGCCTTCACCCTCACCAGCACGGACTGGGTGCACGGCGCCCGGATCCCGGACGTGCACACCAACACCCCGTCCGGGAGCAACGCCTCGCCCCAGCTCGCGTGGTCCGGCTTCCCCGAGCAGACCGCCGCGTTCGCGGTCAACGTGTTCGACCCGGACGCGCCGGGGGTCGCCGGGTGGTGGCACTGGACCGCGCTGGGCCTCGGCCCCGACGTCACGTCCCTCGACACCGACGCGGGGCGCCCCGACGGCTCCGGGCTGCCGAGCGGTGCGTACCACCTGCGCGGCGACGACGGCGTGGCCGGCTACGTCGGCGCCGCACCGCCCCCGGGGGACCAGGTGCACCGCTACTACGCCGTCGTGCACGCGCTCGACACCGTGGACCTCGGCCTGACGCCGGACACGCCACCGGGCGCCGCGAGCTGCGCACTGGTGTTCCACACCCTCGCCCGCGCCGTCCTCATGGGGACGTACCAGCGCTGA
- a CDS encoding ArsR/SmtB family transcription factor, producing the protein MPLHALGVDRPLADVKADLFKALAHPVRVRTLELLVVRDRQVSELLAELGLEASHLSQHLAVLRRAGVVTAHRTGNAVHYALALPAVAEMLSAARDVLVDAATHHRDRLDETAALAAPTSSDPASPDPDTDA; encoded by the coding sequence GTGCCCCTGCACGCCCTCGGAGTCGACCGTCCTCTCGCGGACGTCAAGGCCGACCTCTTCAAGGCCCTCGCCCACCCGGTGCGGGTGCGCACCCTGGAGCTCCTCGTCGTGCGCGACCGGCAGGTCAGCGAGCTCCTCGCCGAGCTCGGCCTCGAGGCGTCGCACCTGTCCCAGCACCTGGCGGTGCTCCGACGGGCCGGTGTCGTCACCGCGCACCGCACCGGCAACGCCGTGCACTACGCGCTCGCGCTGCCCGCCGTCGCCGAGATGCTCTCGGCCGCCCGTGACGTCCTCGTCGACGCGGCGACGCATCACCGGGACCGGCTCGACGAGACGGCCGCCCTCGCCGCCCCCACGTCGTCCGACCCCGCCTCCCCCGACCCCGACACCGACGCCTGA
- a CDS encoding YbaK/EbsC family protein, which translates to MTTTALGTLTWERAVDRPDLLAASTHAAISGWAVVDPTVADAVLVAAIDPDLADTAAMTDAYALPLSASVNCVLVAGRRAGEERTAACLVRATTRADVNNAVKRLLDVRKASFLPMDRATDESGMEYGGITPLGLPAGYRVLADAGVAVDDPAAGGMVVIGSGVRRSKIALPGALLVRAPGVEVVDGLAIG; encoded by the coding sequence ATGACCACCACCGCCCTCGGGACGCTCACCTGGGAGCGGGCCGTCGACCGTCCCGACCTGCTGGCCGCGAGCACGCACGCCGCGATCAGCGGGTGGGCGGTCGTCGACCCGACCGTGGCCGACGCCGTCCTCGTCGCCGCCATCGACCCCGACCTCGCCGACACCGCGGCCATGACCGACGCGTACGCCCTGCCGCTGTCGGCCTCGGTGAACTGTGTGCTCGTCGCGGGCCGGCGCGCGGGCGAGGAGCGCACCGCGGCCTGCCTCGTGCGCGCCACGACCCGTGCCGACGTCAACAACGCCGTCAAGCGCCTGCTGGACGTGCGCAAGGCGTCGTTCCTGCCGATGGACCGCGCCACCGACGAGTCGGGCATGGAGTACGGCGGCATCACGCCGTTGGGACTGCCCGCCGGGTACCGCGTGCTGGCCGACGCGGGCGTCGCCGTCGACGACCCGGCCGCCGGCGGCATGGTCGTCATCGGCAGCGGCGTGCGCCGCTCCAAGATCGCCCTGCCCGGCGCCCTGCTGGTGCGTGCGCCGGGTGTCGAGGTGGTCGACGGGCTCGCCATCGGCTGA
- a CDS encoding MFS transporter: protein MSSVTSLARPRLVRDRLTVGLYTPFMVWGWLLYSFNPSVPLLADELGVSAAQAGLHGTAMAVGGLVAAPVTPRAVRWAGRRGAVVGATLLLALGVAALLLGPSLPWTLAGMFVTALGGNVMIASAQVGLSEHTGPAASAAITEANGVGSSVGLLGPLAVGACVSAGWGWRAGVAVTIVLAVAAAVVVARSPHTTALPARRRARAAELAPVDGATTAATTADTVAGDAVDGTGRRTARLAAGLFLTSIVAATALENATTYWATDLVLSRTDAGPGIAAATTAGLVAGMSAMRFVVGPLSLRVHPAHLLAASFGIALVGWAVLWTATDVGVALAGLVVAGFGYGAQYPLSISLLLAASPGQGDRVQARATLAGALAIGVAPFLLGALADAFGTHLAFLVVPVLAVLGGVVAFLGARVVRSPAAL from the coding sequence ATGTCCTCCGTCACGTCCCTCGCGCGGCCGCGGCTCGTCCGCGACCGCCTCACGGTCGGCCTCTACACCCCGTTCATGGTGTGGGGCTGGCTGCTGTACTCGTTCAACCCGTCGGTCCCGCTGCTCGCCGACGAGCTCGGGGTGAGCGCGGCGCAGGCAGGGCTGCACGGCACGGCGATGGCCGTGGGCGGGCTGGTGGCCGCGCCGGTGACGCCGCGCGCCGTGCGGTGGGCGGGACGTCGCGGGGCCGTCGTGGGTGCCACGCTGCTGCTGGCGCTCGGGGTCGCGGCGCTGCTGCTCGGTCCGTCGCTGCCCTGGACGCTCGCGGGGATGTTCGTCACCGCGCTGGGCGGCAACGTCATGATCGCCTCCGCGCAGGTGGGCCTGTCGGAGCACACCGGCCCCGCGGCCTCCGCGGCGATCACCGAGGCCAACGGCGTCGGGTCGTCCGTCGGACTGCTGGGCCCGCTCGCCGTCGGGGCCTGCGTCTCCGCGGGGTGGGGGTGGCGCGCGGGCGTCGCCGTCACGATCGTGCTGGCCGTGGCAGCGGCGGTGGTCGTCGCCCGCAGCCCGCACACGACGGCGCTGCCGGCCCGCCGCCGGGCGCGCGCGGCGGAGCTCGCCCCCGTGGACGGCGCGACGACCGCGGCCACGACGGCCGACACGGTCGCGGGTGACGCCGTGGACGGCACGGGGAGGCGGACCGCGCGGCTGGCGGCCGGGCTGTTCCTCACGTCGATCGTGGCGGCCACGGCGCTGGAGAACGCCACGACGTACTGGGCCACCGACCTCGTGCTCTCCCGCACCGACGCCGGCCCGGGCATCGCCGCGGCGACCACCGCCGGGCTCGTCGCCGGCATGTCCGCCATGCGCTTCGTCGTCGGCCCGCTGTCGCTGCGGGTGCACCCCGCGCACCTGCTCGCGGCGTCGTTCGGCATCGCGCTCGTCGGGTGGGCCGTGCTGTGGACGGCCACGGACGTCGGCGTCGCGCTCGCCGGCCTCGTCGTCGCCGGGTTCGGGTACGGCGCGCAGTACCCGCTGTCGATCTCGCTGCTGCTCGCGGCGTCCCCGGGGCAGGGTGACCGTGTCCAGGCACGGGCGACGCTCGCGGGCGCGCTCGCCATCGGCGTCGCGCCCTTCCTGCTCGGCGCGCTCGCGGACGCCTTCGGCACGCACCTCGCGTTCCTCGTGGTGCCGGTGCTCGCGGTGCTCGGCGGCGTCGTCGCGTTCCTCGGGGCGCGCGTGGTGCGGTCGCCCGCCGCCCTCTGA
- a CDS encoding MFS transporter, giving the protein MSTPDAPVRPRLVRDRTTVGLYTPYVAWGWVLYSFNPSVPLLADELDISGAQAGLHGTAMAVGSLLASVAVPRSVRAVGRRGTIVVLALLVALGVAGLVLAPSLPWTLTSILVAALGGSGAIAAVQVGLADHTGPAASAAITEANGVGSSVGLIGPLAVGACVTAGWGWRPGVAVAIVLGVVAAVVVARLPVSAALPAVRRRAHPAASEQATDEQATDEQAPDQAPAPVAPAERTATGPPRRAGARRRLRPSALFLVALVAAVALENATTYWAADLVVTRTDAGPGIATATTAGLVAGMSAIRFVTGPLSLRVAPVHVLAASFVVAIGGWAVLWTATDARVALAGLVLAGIGYGAQYPLSIALLLAVTPGHRDRAQAHATLAGALALGVAPFLLGALGDAVGPHLAFLVVPVLAVMGAVTAAAGGRLARRDGPPSVLTRA; this is encoded by the coding sequence ATGAGCACGCCGGACGCGCCGGTCCGCCCTCGTCTGGTGCGCGACCGCACCACGGTCGGTCTCTACACGCCGTACGTCGCGTGGGGGTGGGTCCTCTACTCGTTCAACCCGTCGGTCCCGCTGCTCGCCGACGAGCTCGACATCAGCGGCGCGCAGGCGGGGCTGCACGGGACGGCGATGGCGGTCGGGTCACTGCTCGCCTCCGTGGCCGTGCCGCGGTCGGTGCGTGCTGTCGGACGTCGCGGCACGATCGTCGTGCTCGCCCTGCTCGTGGCGCTGGGCGTGGCCGGCCTGGTGCTCGCGCCGTCGCTGCCGTGGACGCTGACCTCGATCCTCGTGGCGGCGCTCGGCGGGTCGGGTGCCATCGCCGCCGTGCAGGTCGGGCTGGCCGACCACACCGGGCCCGCCGCGTCGGCGGCGATCACGGAGGCGAACGGCGTGGGCTCGTCCGTGGGGCTGATCGGCCCGCTCGCGGTCGGGGCGTGCGTGACCGCCGGCTGGGGCTGGCGTCCCGGGGTCGCGGTGGCGATCGTGCTCGGGGTGGTCGCCGCGGTCGTCGTCGCCCGGCTGCCGGTCTCCGCGGCGCTGCCCGCCGTGCGCCGGCGGGCGCACCCTGCGGCGTCCGAGCAGGCCACCGACGAGCAGGCCACCGACGAGCAGGCGCCCGACCAGGCGCCCGCCCCGGTGGCACCGGCGGAGCGCACCGCCACGGGCCCGCCCCGGCGTGCCGGTGCCCGGCGTCGGCTGCGTCCGTCGGCGCTGTTCCTCGTGGCGCTCGTCGCCGCCGTCGCGCTCGAGAACGCGACCACCTACTGGGCGGCCGACCTCGTCGTCACGCGGACGGACGCCGGCCCCGGCATCGCGACGGCCACCACCGCCGGCCTCGTGGCCGGCATGTCCGCGATCCGCTTCGTCACCGGGCCGCTGTCGCTGCGGGTCGCGCCGGTCCACGTGCTCGCGGCGTCGTTCGTCGTCGCCATCGGTGGGTGGGCCGTGCTGTGGACGGCGACGGACGCCCGGGTCGCCCTCGCCGGGCTCGTGCTCGCCGGCATCGGCTACGGCGCGCAGTACCCGCTGTCCATCGCCCTGCTGCTCGCGGTCACCCCGGGACACCGTGACCGCGCCCAGGCGCACGCGACGCTCGCCGGCGCGCTCGCGCTCGGCGTGGCGCCGTTCCTGCTCGGGGCGCTCGGCGACGCCGTGGGGCCGCACCTCGCGTTCCTCGTCGTCCCGGTGCTCGCGGTCATGGGCGCCGTGACGGCCGCCGCGGGTGGACGGCTCGCGCGCCGGGACGGGCCCCCGAGCGTCCTGACCCGTGCCTGA